The following proteins are co-located in the Candidatus Planktophila lacus genome:
- a CDS encoding pyridoxamine 5'-phosphate oxidase family protein, with protein MSDEKKFHVARHDERELFDRDAINRLLDNQYVAHVGFIDQDNQLPFVIPMGFARDNDRILLHGSTGSRMMRQIAQGIDLCVTVTQLNAIVVARSSFNSSMNYESVMIFGVARVLEESEKDLALERITEKLVPGLSKYGRPLVSKEIAATMIVELSLNKISAKSREGDPLDDDEDVALPIWAGILPIETKLGAPITAANAAGIAVPPHIAN; from the coding sequence ATGAGCGATGAAAAAAAGTTCCACGTTGCACGTCACGATGAACGCGAACTATTTGATCGCGATGCGATAAATCGCCTGTTAGATAACCAATATGTAGCCCACGTAGGCTTTATCGATCAAGATAACCAACTGCCCTTTGTAATCCCAATGGGCTTTGCCCGCGATAACGACCGTATTTTGCTTCATGGATCAACCGGCTCCCGCATGATGCGCCAGATCGCACAGGGGATTGACCTATGTGTGACGGTAACCCAGCTAAATGCAATTGTCGTAGCGCGCTCATCATTTAACTCATCTATGAACTACGAATCGGTAATGATCTTCGGGGTTGCTCGAGTACTTGAAGAGTCCGAGAAAGATCTAGCGCTGGAGCGAATTACCGAAAAGTTAGTGCCTGGCCTTTCAAAATACGGTCGCCCCTTGGTAAGTAAAGAGATTGCTGCAACGATGATCGTTGAACTCTCGCTCAATAAAATCTCGGCAAAGTCACGCGAAGGTGATCCTTTAGATGATGACGAAGATGTAGCTCTACCGATTTGGGCGGGCATACTTCCGATTGAAACAAAGCTCGGTGCACCAATTACCGCGGCAAATGCTGCTGGTATTGCCGTTCCTCCACATATCGCTAATTAA
- the deoD gene encoding purine-nucleoside phosphorylase, with the protein MSLHIGAQKGEISEKILLPGDPLRAKWVAENYLDGAKQYNSIRNMFGYTGTYRGERISVQGTGMGLPSLSIYVTELFNEHGVESAIRIGTCGAIQEKTKVGDLILAMTASTDSNINRRFTNGLDFAPHADFGLLQAAHEASKKFDRVHVGGVSSMDYFYDETDANEKLIKHGVLALEMEASQLYSIAARKGKKALAVLTVSDHVITHEAMDADARERTLNDMVEVALAALIAN; encoded by the coding sequence ATGAGCCTTCACATTGGAGCCCAAAAGGGCGAAATTTCCGAGAAAATCCTCCTCCCCGGCGACCCATTAAGGGCGAAATGGGTGGCCGAGAACTACCTCGATGGGGCCAAGCAGTACAACTCGATCCGAAATATGTTCGGCTATACCGGCACCTACCGCGGTGAGCGGATCTCGGTCCAAGGCACTGGAATGGGCCTTCCTTCTCTATCTATTTACGTAACCGAGCTCTTCAATGAACACGGTGTTGAGTCTGCGATCCGTATCGGCACATGCGGTGCGATCCAAGAGAAGACAAAAGTCGGTGATTTAATTTTAGCGATGACGGCATCAACTGATTCCAATATCAATCGTCGCTTCACCAACGGTTTAGATTTTGCACCACACGCAGATTTCGGTTTATTGCAAGCAGCGCACGAAGCTTCTAAGAAATTTGATCGCGTTCATGTCGGTGGAGTTTCATCGATGGATTATTTCTATGATGAAACTGATGCCAACGAAAAATTAATTAAGCACGGTGTGCTGGCACTTGAGATGGAAGCCAGTCAGTTGTATTCAATCGCTGCACGTAAGGGAAAGAAAGCACTTGCTGTGCTAACAGTTTCTGATCACGTGATTACACATGAAGCGATGGATGCAGATGCAAGAGAGCGCACCCTCAATGACATGGTGGAAGTTGCACTCGCTGCGCTAATCGCTAATTAA